A stretch of Myxococcus hansupus DNA encodes these proteins:
- a CDS encoding GNAT family N-acetyltransferase: protein MSTEALTLRHMGPQDDAAVADIIRTVMPEFGADGPGFAIHDPEVSAMTAAYARPRHAYFVVERSGRVIGGAGIAPLEGGDPNVCELRKMYFLPEARGLGLGERLLRHCLEFAREAGFRTCYLETLAGMTQAQKLYRRMGFEPLDAPLGNTGHFGCDHWYTRDLSLPLT, encoded by the coding sequence ATGAGCACGGAAGCGCTGACGCTGCGACACATGGGCCCCCAGGATGACGCCGCGGTGGCGGACATCATCCGGACGGTGATGCCGGAGTTCGGCGCGGACGGCCCGGGGTTCGCCATCCACGACCCCGAGGTGTCCGCGATGACCGCCGCCTACGCCCGGCCCCGGCATGCCTATTTCGTCGTGGAGCGCTCGGGCCGTGTCATCGGCGGCGCTGGCATCGCCCCGCTGGAAGGCGGAGACCCCAACGTCTGTGAGCTGCGGAAGATGTACTTCCTCCCCGAGGCCCGAGGACTCGGCCTGGGCGAGCGCCTGCTGCGGCACTGCTTGGAGTTCGCGCGCGAAGCGGGCTTCCGGACCTGCTACCTCGAAACGCTGGCGGGGATGACCCAGGCGCAGAAGCTCTACCGCCGCATGGGCTTCGAGCCGCTCGACGCGCCCCTGGGCAACACCGGGCACTTCGGCTGCGACCACTGGTACACCCGGGACTTGTCCCTGCCGCTCACCTGA